The Streptomyces sp. Alt3 genome has a segment encoding these proteins:
- a CDS encoding RICIN domain-containing protein, with protein MPLNRRQLMTGALATVAATTAAGRWATTATAAEGLMAAARGGHYSPNAAPLHPTAFLKLPPGRVTARGWLAGQLRLQLDGLCGRYEEFSHFLDFESSGWVRPDRGGWEEVPYWLRGYTDLAIVTGDAKALAGTRRWIDAILTTQQSDGFFGPKALRTSLNGGPDFWPFLPLVQALRSWQEYDGDTRVIPFLSRFFRYMNAQGPGAFDTSWIALRWGDGLDSVYWLFNRTGDTFLLDLADKIHRYGADWGDNLVNPHNVNIAQGFREPAQYALRSGSQQDTRDTYATYAKAMDRYGQFPGGGFAGDENARPGHGDPRQGFETCGIVEFMASHQLLTRITGDPLWADRCEELAFNSLPASLDPSGRAVHYITSANSVDLDDVPKRDRQFQNGFAMQAYLPGVDQYRCCPHNYGMGWPYFTEELWLATPDGGLAAAMYAASEVTAKVAGGTEVTFTEETDYPFTDTVTLSLKAPKPLSFPLVLRVPAWCSEPDIRVNGRRVAAPAGPAFTRIERTWADGDEVTLRLPQRTAVRTWTDNHGSVSVDHGPLTYSLRVGESYERIGGTDQFPEYAVHATTPWNYGLVLDGARPAYSLRRRSTGRAPGDNPFTLDGTPLVMTARARRIPEWSADDEHVVAPLQPSPARSTAPVEEVTLVPMGAARLRITSFPTASPDGTPWLADGWYRIANRKSGKVLGVDGMSTANSAHVVQFGDTGTADHLWRLVADGDGWYRIRNQHSGKVLGVDLMSTANSAHVVQFDDNDTADHLWQLVPDGDGWYRIRNRNSDKVLGVDLMSTADSAHVVQYDDNGTADHLWQLLR; from the coding sequence ATGCCCCTGAACCGCAGGCAACTCATGACCGGCGCTCTGGCCACCGTCGCCGCGACCACCGCGGCCGGCCGCTGGGCCACCACCGCGACCGCCGCCGAGGGCCTCATGGCCGCGGCGCGGGGTGGCCACTACTCCCCCAACGCCGCGCCGCTGCACCCCACGGCGTTCCTGAAGCTGCCTCCCGGGCGGGTGACCGCCAGGGGCTGGCTCGCCGGGCAGCTCCGGCTCCAGCTGGACGGCCTGTGCGGCCGGTACGAGGAGTTCTCGCACTTCCTCGACTTCGAGTCCTCCGGCTGGGTACGCCCGGACCGGGGCGGCTGGGAGGAAGTCCCCTACTGGCTGCGCGGATACACGGACCTGGCCATCGTCACCGGTGACGCGAAGGCGCTGGCCGGCACCCGCCGCTGGATCGACGCGATCCTCACGACCCAGCAGTCCGACGGGTTCTTCGGACCGAAGGCCCTGCGGACGTCGCTGAACGGCGGCCCGGACTTCTGGCCCTTCCTGCCCCTGGTCCAGGCGCTGCGCTCCTGGCAGGAGTACGACGGCGACACCCGGGTCATCCCGTTCCTCAGCAGGTTCTTCCGCTACATGAACGCCCAGGGGCCCGGCGCGTTCGACACCAGCTGGATCGCACTGCGCTGGGGCGACGGGCTGGACAGCGTCTACTGGCTGTTCAACCGCACGGGCGACACCTTCCTGCTCGACCTCGCCGACAAGATCCACCGCTACGGCGCCGACTGGGGCGACAACCTGGTGAACCCCCACAACGTCAACATCGCGCAGGGCTTCCGCGAACCCGCCCAGTACGCCCTGCGCAGCGGATCGCAGCAGGACACCCGGGACACGTACGCGACGTACGCCAAGGCCATGGACCGGTACGGCCAGTTCCCCGGTGGCGGCTTCGCCGGGGACGAGAACGCCCGGCCGGGTCACGGCGACCCCCGGCAGGGGTTCGAGACCTGCGGGATCGTCGAGTTCATGGCGAGCCACCAGCTGCTCACCCGGATCACGGGCGACCCGCTCTGGGCGGACCGGTGCGAGGAGCTGGCCTTCAACTCGCTGCCCGCGTCCCTCGACCCGTCCGGCAGGGCTGTCCACTACATCACCAGCGCCAACAGCGTCGATCTGGACGACGTGCCCAAGCGGGACCGGCAGTTCCAGAACGGCTTCGCCATGCAGGCGTACCTGCCGGGCGTCGACCAGTACCGCTGCTGCCCGCACAACTACGGCATGGGCTGGCCCTACTTCACCGAGGAGCTCTGGCTCGCCACCCCGGACGGCGGACTGGCCGCGGCGATGTACGCCGCCAGTGAGGTCACCGCGAAGGTCGCCGGCGGCACGGAGGTCACCTTCACCGAGGAGACGGACTACCCCTTCACGGACACGGTCACACTCTCCCTCAAGGCCCCGAAGCCGCTGAGCTTCCCCCTGGTACTGCGCGTTCCCGCCTGGTGCTCCGAGCCGGACATCCGTGTGAACGGCCGCCGGGTCGCCGCCCCGGCCGGCCCTGCCTTCACCCGGATCGAACGGACCTGGGCGGACGGCGACGAGGTCACCCTGCGCCTCCCCCAGCGGACCGCCGTGCGCACCTGGACGGACAACCACGGCTCGGTGAGCGTGGACCACGGGCCGCTGACCTACTCTCTGCGCGTCGGGGAGTCCTACGAGCGCATCGGCGGCACCGATCAGTTCCCGGAGTACGCCGTCCACGCCACCACCCCGTGGAACTACGGCCTCGTCCTGGACGGGGCACGGCCGGCGTACTCCCTGCGCCGCCGGTCCACCGGACGCGCCCCCGGCGACAACCCGTTCACCCTGGACGGCACCCCGCTCGTCATGACCGCCCGGGCCCGTCGCATCCCCGAGTGGAGCGCCGACGACGAGCACGTGGTGGCGCCCCTGCAACCGAGCCCCGCCCGCAGCACCGCCCCGGTCGAGGAGGTCACGCTCGTCCCGATGGGCGCCGCGCGGCTGCGGATCACGTCCTTCCCGACGGCGAGCCCCGACGGGACGCCCTGGCTGGCCGACGGCTGGTACCGGATCGCCAACCGCAAGTCCGGCAAGGTCCTGGGCGTGGACGGCATGTCCACCGCGAACAGCGCCCACGTCGTCCAGTTCGGCGACACCGGGACCGCGGACCACCTGTGGCGTCTCGTGGCCGACGGCGACGGCTGGTACCGCATCCGCAACCAGCACTCCGGCAAGGTGCTGGGCGTGGACCTGATGTCCACCGCGAACAGCGCCCACGTCGTCCAGTTCGACGACAACGACACCGCGGACCACCTGTGGCAGCTCGTGCCGGACGGCGACGGCTGGTACCGCATCCGCAACCGCAACTCGGACAAGGTGCTCGGCGTGGACCTGATGTCCACCGCCGACAGCGCCCACGTCGTCCAGTACGACGACAACGGCACCGCCGACCATCTCTGGCAGCTGCTCCGATGA
- a CDS encoding ABC transporter substrate-binding protein has product MMIQRRSRTLAAACLLAATATLAVSGCSKSETTNDAGGDSSQGAQAAKSPEAASGPGCSLQTYGAPKIDLKNAVVGFSQSEKEANPFRIAETQSIKDEAAKVGVKKLLTTNAQSQLSKQISDIQDMLSQGAQFLIIAPLNSDGLEPALKAAAAKKVPVLTIDRKVNSTACKDYVAFLGSDFVEQGKRAADAMIKATDGKGKVAILLGASGNNVTTDRTKGFVDQIKAEAPGIEIVAQQTGEFARDKGQQVMEQLIQSKPDITAVYAENDEMGLGAVTALKAAGKKPGKDVKIVSVDGTRNAVQALVNGEYNAVIESNPRFGPLAFATAQKFYGGEEIPENVIITDRAYDETNAKESLGGAY; this is encoded by the coding sequence ATGATGATCCAGCGTCGATCCCGTACCCTCGCCGCGGCCTGCCTGCTCGCCGCCACCGCCACGCTGGCAGTTTCCGGCTGCTCGAAGTCGGAGACCACGAACGACGCGGGCGGTGACAGCAGCCAGGGAGCACAGGCGGCCAAGTCCCCCGAGGCCGCTTCCGGCCCGGGCTGTTCGCTGCAGACCTACGGCGCGCCCAAGATCGACCTCAAGAACGCGGTGGTCGGCTTCTCCCAGTCGGAGAAGGAGGCCAACCCGTTCCGTATCGCCGAGACCCAGTCGATCAAGGACGAGGCCGCGAAGGTCGGCGTCAAGAAGCTGCTCACCACCAACGCGCAGTCCCAGCTGTCCAAGCAGATCAGCGACATCCAGGACATGCTGTCCCAGGGCGCACAGTTCCTCATCATCGCACCGCTGAACTCCGACGGTCTCGAGCCGGCGCTCAAGGCCGCGGCGGCGAAGAAGGTGCCCGTCCTCACCATCGACCGCAAGGTCAACTCCACCGCCTGCAAGGACTACGTGGCCTTCCTCGGCTCCGACTTCGTGGAGCAGGGCAAGCGGGCCGCCGACGCCATGATCAAGGCGACCGACGGCAAGGGCAAGGTGGCGATCCTCCTCGGCGCCTCCGGCAACAACGTGACCACCGACCGGACCAAGGGCTTCGTCGACCAGATCAAGGCCGAGGCGCCCGGCATCGAGATCGTCGCCCAGCAGACCGGCGAGTTCGCCCGCGACAAGGGCCAGCAGGTCATGGAGCAGCTCATCCAGTCCAAGCCGGACATCACCGCCGTCTACGCGGAGAACGACGAGATGGGCCTCGGCGCCGTCACCGCGCTGAAGGCCGCCGGCAAGAAGCCCGGCAAGGACGTCAAGATCGTCTCGGTCGACGGCACCCGCAACGCCGTCCAGGCCCTGGTCAACGGCGAGTACAACGCCGTCATCGAGTCCAACCCGCGCTTCGGGCCGCTCGCCTTCGCGACCGCCCAGAAGTTCTACGGCGGCGAGGAGATCCCCGAGAACGTCATCATCACCGACCGCGCCTACGACGAGACCAACGCCAAGGAATCCCTCGGCGGGGCGTACTGA
- a CDS encoding sugar ABC transporter ATP-binding protein — MAPPQAVPQAPEAAGETASAVLEARSVSKRFPGVVALDDVSFSLRAGETHALVGENGAGKSTLIKVLTGVYRPDGGELRMAGEPVRFARPFEAQQAGISTIYQEVNLVPLMSVARNIFLGREPRNRLKLIDFARMHRETSELLDGFGVRVDPRRPLHTLGVGTQQMVALARAVSVNAQVVIMDEPTSSLEPREVETLFRVIGNLRDKGIAVLYVSHRMDELYRICDRVTVLRDGRHIHTGDLADLDRMQLVSMMLGRDLSEVRRSGVTSFAAEGHEAARTPVLTATGLSSRLQLHDISLSLYGGEVLGLGGLLGSGRSETAKALSGALPLDAGELTVDGTTLKRLTPAAAIRAGISLLPEDRKAEGIVPGLSVRENIVLAAMPRLSRAGVVSRARQDRIVDIFMKRLRIKASSPEQKVGELSGGNQQKVLLARWLCLEPKVLLLDEPTRGIDVGAKAEVQSLIDDLAGEGLAVLLISSDIEELIEGADRIVVLRGGAVAGELSGDDVAEDRLLEVLADHAPEPADRAPAAQEDPR, encoded by the coding sequence ATGGCACCACCCCAAGCAGTACCTCAGGCACCGGAGGCGGCAGGGGAGACGGCCTCCGCCGTGCTCGAAGCCCGCTCGGTGAGCAAACGGTTCCCGGGCGTCGTCGCCCTGGACGACGTCAGCTTCTCCCTGCGCGCGGGGGAGACCCACGCGCTGGTCGGGGAGAACGGCGCGGGCAAGTCGACCCTCATCAAGGTGCTGACCGGTGTGTACCGGCCGGACGGCGGCGAACTGCGGATGGCGGGTGAACCGGTCAGGTTCGCCCGGCCGTTCGAGGCACAGCAGGCCGGGATCTCCACGATCTACCAGGAGGTCAACCTCGTCCCGCTGATGAGTGTGGCCAGGAACATCTTCCTGGGCCGCGAACCCAGGAACCGTCTCAAGCTCATCGACTTCGCCCGCATGCACCGGGAGACGAGCGAACTGCTCGACGGGTTCGGCGTACGTGTCGACCCCCGGCGTCCCCTGCACACCCTCGGTGTCGGGACCCAGCAGATGGTGGCCCTCGCACGCGCCGTGTCCGTCAACGCCCAGGTCGTCATCATGGACGAGCCCACCTCCTCCCTCGAACCACGCGAGGTGGAGACCCTCTTCCGGGTCATCGGGAACCTGCGGGACAAAGGCATCGCCGTCCTCTACGTCAGCCACCGCATGGACGAGCTCTACCGGATCTGCGACCGGGTCACCGTCCTGCGCGACGGACGCCACATCCACACCGGCGACCTCGCCGACCTCGACCGGATGCAGCTCGTGTCGATGATGCTCGGCCGCGACCTCTCCGAGGTACGGCGCTCCGGCGTCACCAGCTTCGCCGCGGAAGGACACGAGGCCGCCCGTACGCCCGTGCTCACCGCGACCGGCCTCTCCAGCAGGCTCCAGCTCCACGACATATCCCTGTCGCTGTACGGGGGAGAGGTGCTCGGCCTCGGAGGTCTCCTCGGCTCCGGCCGCAGCGAGACGGCGAAGGCGCTCTCCGGGGCGCTTCCCCTGGACGCCGGCGAACTCACCGTCGACGGCACCACCTTGAAGCGTCTCACCCCGGCCGCCGCGATCCGGGCCGGCATCAGTCTTCTCCCCGAGGACCGCAAGGCCGAAGGCATCGTGCCCGGTCTCTCGGTCCGGGAGAACATCGTGCTGGCGGCCATGCCCCGCCTGTCCCGGGCCGGCGTCGTCTCGCGCGCCAGGCAGGACCGGATCGTCGACATCTTCATGAAGCGCCTGCGGATCAAGGCGTCGAGTCCGGAGCAGAAGGTCGGAGAACTCTCCGGCGGCAACCAGCAGAAGGTGCTGCTGGCCCGCTGGCTCTGCCTGGAACCCAAGGTCCTCCTCCTGGACGAACCCACCCGGGGCATCGACGTCGGAGCCAAGGCCGAGGTGCAGAGCCTCATCGACGACCTCGCCGGCGAGGGCCTCGCCGTCCTGCTCATCTCCTCCGACATCGAGGAACTCATCGAGGGCGCCGACCGCATCGTCGTCCTTCGCGGCGGAGCCGTCGCCGGTGAGCTGTCGGGCGACGACGTGGCCGAGGACCGGCTGCTCGAAGTGCTCGCCGACCACGCACCGGAGCCGGCGGACAGGGCCCCGGCCGCCCAGGAGGACCCCCGATGA
- a CDS encoding ABC transporter permease gives MTPTAVAPPAKSDKPPKSASPLARLRDPSWYQRYGVYVAVAVVLLFNALFTEHFMTADNFRTQLVQVAPIVIVALGMALVIGTEGVDLSVGSTMALAAAFLPLYLGYGLVPALVVSLLAGAVVGAVNGALVSLVGLQPIVATLALFVGGRGLALVMADGQLKQIVNPDLLSLGTGSFLGIPLVVWIAGILAVAVAFLVQRTTFGRQVVAVGGNRSAAALAGLPVKRVLIGVYVICGILAALAGILATARLTASDPSSLGTLMELSAITAVVVGGTPLNGGSVRVLGTVAGALLMQLLRATLVKHDLPDSTAQIAQAAIIIAAVYVARERRSR, from the coding sequence ATGACCCCGACCGCCGTCGCCCCGCCCGCGAAGAGCGACAAGCCCCCGAAGTCCGCGAGCCCGCTGGCCCGTCTGCGCGACCCCTCCTGGTACCAGCGCTACGGCGTCTACGTCGCCGTGGCGGTGGTACTGCTCTTCAACGCGCTGTTCACCGAACACTTCATGACCGCGGACAACTTCCGCACCCAGCTCGTCCAGGTCGCCCCCATCGTCATCGTCGCCCTGGGCATGGCCCTGGTCATCGGTACCGAGGGCGTCGACCTGTCCGTCGGCTCGACCATGGCGCTCGCCGCAGCCTTCCTTCCGCTCTACCTCGGATACGGACTCGTACCCGCGCTCGTCGTCTCCCTCCTGGCGGGAGCCGTCGTCGGAGCCGTCAACGGCGCCCTCGTCTCCCTCGTCGGGCTGCAGCCCATCGTGGCCACGCTCGCACTCTTCGTCGGAGGCCGCGGGCTCGCCCTCGTCATGGCCGACGGCCAGCTCAAGCAGATCGTCAACCCCGACCTGCTGTCGCTGGGCACCGGCTCCTTCCTCGGCATCCCGCTCGTCGTCTGGATCGCCGGAATCCTCGCCGTCGCAGTGGCGTTCCTCGTGCAGCGCACCACCTTCGGCCGGCAGGTCGTCGCCGTCGGCGGCAACCGCTCGGCCGCCGCGCTCGCAGGGCTGCCCGTCAAGCGTGTGCTCATCGGCGTGTACGTGATCTGCGGCATCCTTGCCGCGCTCGCCGGCATCCTCGCCACCGCCAGGCTCACCGCGAGCGACCCGTCCTCGCTCGGCACCCTCATGGAACTCTCCGCCATCACGGCGGTCGTCGTCGGCGGCACCCCCCTCAACGGGGGATCCGTCCGGGTGCTCGGAACCGTCGCGGGCGCCCTGCTCATGCAGCTCCTGCGCGCCACGCTCGTCAAGCACGACCTGCCCGACTCCACCGCACAGATCGCCCAGGCGGCCATCATCATCGCCGCCGTCTACGTCGCCCGGGAGCGTCGGTCCCGATGA
- a CDS encoding ABC transporter permease produces the protein MNETKPVTAAPAPVPAKTPAVRPAGPQRTGRLRVAELLQRQGVLAVLLTVVIAASFIYPTFASLDNARGVTIQASFLAVVALGMTMVIITGGIDLSVGSVFALGGVIAAWASQYGFLAALLLPLVVCGGIGLLNGLLIARGNMAPFIVTLATLLGARGLLLALTDEGATTYLVPKDSAFGELGQGSVWGFGYPIVIALVLFGAGGLVLQRTSFGQTLFAVGGSSDAATLMGLPVARTKILVYTLSGLLAGLAGALNAARLSSGVTIVGVGMELDAISAVVIGGTLLVGGAGSISGTLWGVLLLAVIQNLINQIGSLNSSYQSVVSGGFLVVVVVAQRYLARSRRST, from the coding sequence ATGAACGAAACCAAGCCCGTCACCGCCGCCCCGGCCCCCGTGCCGGCGAAGACGCCCGCGGTCCGCCCCGCCGGGCCCCAGCGGACCGGCCGCCTGCGCGTCGCCGAACTCCTGCAACGTCAGGGCGTCCTCGCTGTCCTGCTGACCGTCGTGATCGCCGCCTCGTTCATCTACCCGACGTTCGCCTCCCTGGACAACGCCCGCGGTGTGACCATCCAGGCGTCCTTCCTCGCCGTGGTCGCACTCGGCATGACCATGGTCATCATCACCGGTGGCATCGACCTGTCCGTCGGATCGGTCTTCGCCCTCGGCGGAGTGATCGCCGCCTGGGCCTCGCAGTACGGGTTCCTCGCGGCCCTGCTGCTCCCCCTCGTGGTGTGCGGCGGGATCGGCCTGCTCAACGGGCTGCTGATCGCCCGCGGGAACATGGCACCGTTCATCGTCACCCTCGCCACCCTGCTGGGCGCACGCGGCCTCCTGCTCGCCCTCACCGACGAAGGTGCCACCACCTACCTGGTGCCCAAGGACTCCGCCTTCGGTGAGCTCGGCCAGGGCAGCGTCTGGGGCTTCGGCTACCCGATCGTCATCGCCCTGGTGCTGTTCGGGGCCGGTGGACTCGTCCTGCAGCGCACCTCGTTCGGGCAGACCCTCTTCGCCGTGGGCGGCAGCAGCGACGCGGCCACCCTGATGGGCCTACCCGTCGCCCGCACGAAGATCCTCGTCTACACGCTCAGCGGCCTGCTCGCCGGCCTCGCCGGCGCCCTCAACGCGGCCAGGCTCTCCTCCGGCGTCACCATCGTCGGCGTGGGCATGGAACTCGACGCGATCTCCGCCGTCGTCATCGGCGGCACACTCCTCGTCGGAGGAGCCGGATCGATCAGCGGCACCCTCTGGGGCGTCCTCCTGCTGGCCGTCATCCAGAACCTGATCAACCAGATCGGCTCGCTCAACTCCTCCTACCAGTCGGTGGTCAGCGGCGGCTTCCTTGTCGTTGTCGTGGTGGCACAGCGCTATCTGGCGCGCAGTCGCAGAAGCACCTGA
- a CDS encoding LacI family DNA-binding transcriptional regulator, with product MGVSLKDVAQRAGVSIKTVSNVVNNYQHVTPAMRAKVQKAIDELGYRPNLTARHLRKGRTGIIALAVPEFGNPYFAELAGAVIDAAARHDYTVLVDHTAGLREKELLVSQGFRSHVIDGLILSPIHLETEDLMARTETAPLVLLGEREYEAPYEHIAIDNVGAARAAVRHLVAQGNRRIAFLGSRTGQERQPAHLRLRGWREELAAAGITPDESLVVVTDGYGREDGAAGMAQLLDREDRPDAVFAYNDLIAIGAMRTVTERGLRIPDDIAVVGFDDIEESRYTTTTLTTIAPDKEAIARLAVDSLVEQLSGEPFAEPRRPRPGYRLVVRESTTSGPDSGHTEDL from the coding sequence GTGGGCGTCAGCCTCAAGGACGTTGCGCAACGGGCAGGCGTGTCCATCAAGACCGTGTCGAACGTGGTGAACAACTACCAGCACGTCACACCAGCCATGCGCGCCAAGGTGCAGAAGGCGATCGACGAGCTCGGCTACCGGCCGAACCTGACCGCCCGCCATCTGCGCAAGGGCCGCACCGGCATCATCGCCCTCGCCGTCCCCGAATTCGGCAACCCGTACTTCGCGGAACTCGCCGGAGCGGTCATCGACGCCGCCGCCCGGCACGACTACACGGTCCTGGTCGACCACACCGCCGGTCTCAGGGAGAAGGAGCTCCTGGTCAGCCAGGGATTCCGGTCCCATGTGATCGACGGCCTCATCCTCAGCCCCATCCACCTGGAGACCGAGGACCTCATGGCGCGCACCGAGACGGCGCCACTGGTCCTGCTGGGCGAGCGCGAGTACGAGGCGCCGTACGAACACATCGCCATCGACAACGTGGGGGCGGCCCGCGCGGCCGTCCGTCACCTCGTCGCCCAGGGCAACCGGCGGATCGCCTTCCTCGGATCACGCACCGGCCAGGAGCGCCAGCCCGCGCACCTGCGCCTGAGGGGCTGGCGCGAGGAACTCGCGGCCGCCGGCATCACCCCGGACGAATCCCTCGTCGTGGTCACCGACGGCTACGGCCGTGAGGACGGCGCCGCCGGCATGGCGCAGCTCCTGGACCGGGAGGACCGGCCCGACGCGGTGTTCGCCTACAACGACCTCATCGCCATCGGCGCCATGCGGACCGTCACCGAACGCGGCCTGCGGATCCCGGACGACATCGCCGTCGTGGGATTTGACGACATCGAGGAGAGCCGCTACACCACCACCACACTCACCACCATCGCCCCCGACAAGGAAGCCATCGCCCGCCTCGCCGTCGACAGCCTCGTCGAACAGCTCTCGGGCGAACCCTTCGCCGAACCGCGCAGGCCACGCCCCGGCTACCGACTCGTCGTCCGCGAATCCACCACATCCGGGCCCGACTCCGGCCACACCGAGGATCTCTGA
- a CDS encoding aldose epimerase family protein, producing the protein MPRPTVHHAPFGSVQGTRTDLWTLDSGTGVRAEVLTYGASLHRLTVPDTTGAGASVVRSLATLDDYTAKHPYFGAVVGRYANRIAHGRFVLDGTEHHIPANDRGHALHGGPDGFHAKVWEAAPDRTDDSVSVRLTLHSPDGDMGFPGALDATVTYTLDTAGTLAVDYASVTDRPTVVNLTNHAYFDLAGHDDVLGHTLQIDADSYVPVDDDGIPLGPPAEVGGTPFDLTAPQALGECLGTENAQLRAAGGFDHCWVLRDSDSGGLRRAARLTAPDAARVMEVWTTEPGIQVYTANQLDGSFTDGTGRRHGRHGSLCLETQHLPDSPNRPDLPSTVLRPGDTARSRTELRFPHLQHQRYGGRAVGPAHV; encoded by the coding sequence ATGCCGCGCCCCACCGTGCACCACGCCCCGTTCGGCTCCGTCCAGGGGACCCGGACCGACCTGTGGACCCTCGACAGCGGTACGGGGGTCCGTGCCGAGGTACTGACCTACGGCGCGTCCCTGCACCGCCTCACCGTGCCCGACACCACGGGAGCCGGCGCCTCCGTCGTCCGGTCGCTCGCGACCCTCGACGACTACACCGCCAAGCACCCCTACTTCGGAGCCGTCGTCGGCCGCTACGCCAACCGCATCGCCCACGGCCGCTTCGTCCTGGACGGGACCGAACACCACATCCCCGCCAACGACCGCGGCCACGCCCTGCACGGCGGACCCGACGGCTTCCACGCCAAGGTCTGGGAGGCCGCCCCGGACCGGACCGACGACAGCGTGTCCGTACGTCTCACCCTGCACAGCCCCGACGGGGACATGGGCTTCCCGGGAGCGCTGGACGCCACCGTGACGTACACCCTCGACACGGCGGGCACCCTGGCCGTCGACTACGCCTCGGTCACCGACCGGCCCACGGTCGTCAACCTCACCAACCACGCCTACTTCGACCTGGCCGGACACGACGACGTCCTGGGGCACACCCTCCAGATCGACGCCGACTCCTACGTGCCGGTGGACGACGACGGCATCCCCCTGGGTCCGCCGGCCGAGGTCGGCGGAACACCGTTCGACCTCACCGCGCCCCAGGCCCTCGGGGAGTGCCTCGGCACCGAGAACGCCCAACTGCGCGCCGCGGGCGGCTTCGACCACTGCTGGGTCCTGCGGGACTCCGACAGCGGCGGCCTGCGACGCGCCGCACGCCTCACGGCCCCGGACGCGGCCCGGGTCATGGAGGTGTGGACGACGGAGCCCGGCATCCAGGTCTACACCGCCAACCAGCTGGACGGCTCCTTCACCGACGGGACCGGCCGCCGCCACGGACGGCACGGCTCACTCTGCCTGGAGACCCAGCACCTGCCCGACTCGCCCAACCGGCCGGACCTGCCCAGCACCGTGCTGCGGCCCGGCGACACCGCGCGCAGCCGCACCGAACTGCGATTCCCGCATCTGCAGCACCAGCGGTACGGGGGGCGGGCAGTCGGTCCGGCGCACGTGTGA